Part of the Synergistetes bacterium HGW-Synergistetes-1 genome, AGCCAACCACTACTGTTTTGGACTTGAAGACTTCTGTGATGACGTCATTATCATCGTTCTTTGCAAGGTTGAACAGCTTGACGGTAACGTCTTTGTCTGCCAGGCCGATCCCCTCTGCGATCCTCTCCGCAAGCTCTCTGGTCCCGTTCCACATAGTGTCATAGATGACCGAGATCTGGTTCTCCTTATAGTCTTCGGCCCATTTTAAATATTTTTCAACTATCTGCACTGGATTATCCCGCCAGATAACTCCATGGCTAGTCGCAATAATATCGATCTGAAGGTTCAGAGAAAGGACCTCTGCGAGTTTCTTTCTGAGTATCGCGCTGAACGGGGTAATTATGTTGGCATAGTATTTGATGCATTCGTTGAAAAGTTCGCACTGATCGACCAAATCATTGAAGAGCTTCTCTGTCGCATAGTGCTGGCCAAATGCATCGTTGCTGAAAAGTATATTGTCCTGCGTAAGGTATGCCGCCATGCTGTCAGGCCAATGCAGCATTGACATCTCTACAAAGATGAGTTCCTTGCCGTTTCCAACATCCAGTTTATCTCCGGTCTTTACCACGTGAAAGTCCCAGTCCTGATGATACTGTCCCTTAAGTGACTTGACGGCATTTGCCGTGCAGTAGATCGGTTTGTCCGGGATCAGCTTCATAAGTGCGGGAAGCGATCCGCTGTGGTCGACCTCACCGTGGTTGATAATGATATAGTCGATCTTGTTGAGGTCGATCTCCTTTTTCAGGTTTTCTACAAACTCATCTGCAAAGGGCATCCAAACGGTATCAATCAGGACCGTCTTCTCCTCCTCTATAAGATATGAGTTGTAAGTCGATCCCTTGTGCGTCGAGTAATCGTCCCCATGGAACTTAAGTAATTCCCAATCGACCTTCCCTACCCATGAAACGTTGTTTTTTATCAATTTCTTCAACCGCTCTCACACCTTTCCGGAAGTTATAAAAATCCATCATACAGGGTATACCGACACCCTTCACATTAAAAAATATCAAATCATCAGAGGGGGCGCATCCGTACAAACCGCATATGGATCAAATATTGTTTAGTCCACTTTATAGTTTTCTGATTTTTTGATCTGGATAGTTTTATCCGAAGGTCTTGTCTTTCTGACTTATCACCCTTTCTTTCTGCAGGACCGCTTTGACTAAAAGCCGGGATATATTTCTCCTTTGATTTTGTCGTAATTAAGGAGTTTTAAATACCTTAATTATTCAGATAAGCATTTTACTTTACAATAATAGCATATAAATACTGCAATAAAACTATAAAAAGACTTCCTTAATATTTTTAACAATCTTTTTTATCAAGATGCCGCTTATTTTAACTGCCAAAGATCCAAATATCTGAAATGCAACTCATCCACACCTGTGTAAAGGATTTCGGCCCACAAAAGAAGAACGTTACCAATAAATTGCCCTTCCTGAAGGGCTGGCAAATAACGAGACAGGCCCCCGAGTAATCTCGGGGGCCTGTAAACCGTGGTATCACCAATTTTATGGCGGGCTCGGCCGGAGTCGAACCGGCGACCTACGGCTTAGGAGGCCGTCGCTCTATCCTACTGAGCTACGAGTCCGCACCGCAAAAGGTAGTCTATCATGTAACATCAGGTTAATGCAACTATTTTTATGACCCAAATATTGGATATTTACACCTTTTAGCACATATCTTTCAGTGATAACTGTCTGCTGCGGCTATTTATGGACTCTGTCTGCACCTAATAACGGTCATGACATCCCAATCTCATCACCTTAAGGATGCGAGATATCCTCCAAGCTTGTCAAGTCCATTTTGAAGCAGCGCACTGTCGCCAAAACCAAAACCGAGCCTGAAACACTTTTTCTCTTCAAAACAGTCCCCGTGACAGAGAAGGACTCCTGTCTTTTCGTATATATCCGTGCATAGTTCCACTTCGTCGATATCGTAGTCATAATGGACCAGCATTGTAGTTGTAAAACTCTCTCCGTAAACAGAAAGATGTGGCTGTTTCCTGATCCATTCATCAACGATTTTTTTGTTTGGCCTTACTATCGCGCGTGCTCTCGCTAGCATTTTGTCGCTGTTCTCAAGAGCTATGGCAGAAAGCAGTTCATCGAAGACCCCGTTGCATATCGAGTCGTAGGAACGCCTGTTTTCAAGTATGTCGTATGCTTTTTTGTCACGCGTGACGGCCCAGCCAACCCTTGTACCTGCCATTGAGTAGATCTTGGACATGCTGCTTGTGGCTATGCCCTTTTCATAGAGATCTACTATAGATGGCATGTATTCTTCGGCAAGCCCCCTGTATATCTCGTCACATAGGATATATGAGCCGTTCTTTTCAGCTATGGCTATAATTTTGCACAGCTCATCAGCGTTCATATAGGATCCTGTCGGGTTATTGGGGTTGGTCAGTGTTATCAGTTTTGTTTTGCTGTCTGTCAGAGAGTCGAGTATCTCCGGATCGATCTTGTAGCCATCCTCCTTTTCCAGGTAAAGGGGACGCACTTCGATACCCAGGGCTTCAGGGATCGAATAGTGCTGCTGATAGTTGGGCATTACTGCCACGACATTGTCTCCCTTTTCAAGCATTCCCGTAAGCACCGCTGAGTTTGCCCCTGTACCTCCGTGGAAAGTGAGGACCATTTCGGGTTTTACACATTTGTATGTTGATGCGATCGCATCCAGAAGTCGGGGCAGTCCAAAGAATGCACCGTAGTGAAGGTGGGTCTCAAAGAAATATTTAGTCAGCTCATCTTTGTTTTCTCCGCCCAACGCTGCCAGTTCGTCCAGTGAAATAGCCTTCACGCAGCTAGCGCCCAGGTTGTATTTGCAGTGTGCATCGCGGGGGTTCAGCCATTTTTCAACTTTAAAATCTTTGATCGGCAAAACTGTTTCCTCCTTTTGCTGTCAAAGGCAATCATCAACACCGCCTCTGGGTAAGCAAGTCTTATTCGGGTCAGGGAATTGCCTTTGCAGTGCTATCTCTTTAGAGCTGGATCTCTATGGTTTTCTGCTCCCCTTTTCGGGATACAGTGATCTTTACTTTTGCTTTTATGTCCGCTCGGCTCTTAAGATATGAATCAACACGCGCGATATCGAAATTTTTAGTGTCATAGGTGTCGATCATGACAAGCGTGTCTCCCGGCAAAACTCCTGCGTAGAAAACGGCTGTTCCTTTTAAGACATCTTTGATAAGAAGTCTCCCCTGAGGATCCCTGGAGAATTCCTCAAGCCCAAAACCAAGATAACTTTTCGAAGGAGGAAGGGGCTCGGGTTCTTTATAGTATGCGCTCGACTCCTCTGAGACCGAATAATCGGGAGCAGTTACCCTCACTGAAATTTTTTTGCTCTCCTGACGGATCGTGTATTCTAGTCTGATGTTCTCTTCAAATCCACTGACCTTGAGTACAGCTACTCCATTTCTGTCATCAAGGAAAGTCTTTTTTCCTTCGCCTTCCCAGGATTTCACCAGCAATTCTACTGCGCCGGAAACGCCCCTCTCAAAAATAAGGTCAACAGCGTGTTCCATCTCTTTTCTTGAACTTTCCTTCGCGTGTTCCCTTATCTCCCTGACTTTCTGTTCATATGCTGCCTGTTGTTTTGCTGCCTCTGCATCATTGTTGCTGTTTCCGGCAGCTAGAGTCCCAAGAAGAACTGCCAGGCCCGTGGCGTCTACCCAGACCTCAGTATGGCTCGAACTATAACTGTGATGTTCGGTATAAGCATATGCTGTCTGAATAGGGGCGATCAATAAAATCAGAAAAAGTGCTGTGACCCTTATGTATTTTTTCATCTGGATCTTTTCCTCCTGATCTCTTTCGTCTTATCTCGCTGTTTTGAATGTTTCAGCTGTACTCTGGAACAAATCGAGGTTTTCCGGGATGGCGGATTTTGCTATGCCAACCATAACGTGGCTGTTCTTGCCGTCAAAAAGCATCGTTTGGTATATCAGCTTCGTTTGTTCCCCGACAGTATAACCAACTATCTCAATGCCGGTGAGCCCGCCGATCATTACCGCTTTTTCAGAAATTATGTCGACCTTTTCTCCTTTTTCTATCGTTTGAAGTTTTTCCTTTGCAAAACCAAGCTGTTTATCAGGCGTTACAAAGATATTCGATAGGCGTGATACGACAAAGAGAGAACCGTCATCTTTTTTTGTTGGGAGAAAACCATCCTTTGTATATACCACCGCACCCTCAAGCAGACTGGCCAGCTTGAGGGGAGTCCCGTTTACTTCCACGTTTCCCTGCGGAATTTCTATCGGAAAGGAACTTTTTTCATTTTCCCAGTATGCGCTTTTTATCGTTTTCAGTACAGCCTCTCCGCGACTCTGGTCTCTGGCAGGGTAAAGGCCGTTTATCATCCAACATTCTTCTCCCCTGTCAACGATGAGGGTCCATTTGCCGAGCTGACTGGAGCCTTTTTTCTGGAATATCTTCATCATCATCGCCGATGAACCGTTCCAGATAAATTCATTTTTCATCTTCAGTTCCATACTTGCCTTTTTCAGGTTTTCCTCAGTGAATTCTTCCAGAAGGGCAGAGTATGGCAGGCGTATGACTGAGGACTCCAATGATACTTTTTTTGTTTTATCCACGCATCCTGCCTGCGATTTTACAAAGCTGCAGCCCTCAGGCAAAACCACATATACCGGCATGGCGAAAACTGACCTGTGCAGGGGGTTCTTTTCTGTGTTTATTTCTTTCGGTCCTTCAGCGGCAGCATTTCCCGCGATCAAAAAAAAGAACAGAAGAATGGGCAGGATCCTTGCTCTTTTAAGAAATAACTTCATCACTCAGTTTCAGCATCCCCTGAACCAGGTGCTCGCTTAAAGGTCTCTGCCGCTTCATGCTCCTCGTCTGAAAGAGGATCATCTGGGGTATCTTCAGTGTCAGGCCGGATCGGTTCGTCCTGTGTGATGCCCGGTATCTGAGGCAGGCCCGGTGCTATTTTTTTCAGCAGATCCCTGAAAAATCCCTTTACCTTGCCTGAGGAAAGATTTTCTGTAAGGGCATCAGCGCTCTGTATGGCGCTCTCGGTGCCTATTGCTCTCAGTTCTTCCACTTCTTTTTCTGCGGCACCGTAATCCTTTGCCCTTATGTAGAGAAGGCCGAGCTTATATCTTGCATCTACGTTATCGGGCTCGAGTATCACAAGTTTTTCATAATACTGCGCCGCAGTCTCGTAGTCTTCCATCCCAAGATTGGCCTCAGCAAGCCCCTTTAAGACCCTGGATTCCGGTCTGAGACTAAACTTTTCAGCTTTCCTGAAGAGCTCTGCCGAGCCATAAAAATCTCCTGAACGGAGAAGAGACTCTGCTTTTAATATATTCCTCTCCCGTAGAGTCGCAACAGCAAGAAGAGCCGTCGCGGAAAGAAGTATTATCACCAGCATTACGACAATACCGGAAAAAAAACCTCCTCTTTGCCTATTCATACTTTGTTCCTCCAATCGATTCAAAGATCGGCTGCTATAGACCCATTAATGGACCATTGCGCAGCATTTTTAGATCGTTCTCAGGACAGGCTCGAACTCCAGTTGTATTTTATCAGTTTCATCAGTTCACCGGTACGTTCTATCAAATGTATTCCGCAGAAATCCATCGGGTAGAAAAAAATGTCATTCAGCTTAAAACCGAAATAATTGCACATCAGTGTCCAGATAACTCCACCGTGTGCAAAGACCAGAATGCTGCCTGAAGGGTTGTCGTCAAGTATATCCTTAAAAGCCGGGACCGTTCGTTTCTGAAGGTCTTTGAAACTCTCTCCTCCCGGCGGGCCGACAGAATCAAAGGATGTTCCCCTCTTTTCGTAGAGTTCGTTCCACGTGGACCTAACCTCGTCGAAACTTCTGCCTTCCCACTCTCCTAGGTGTATCTCGCGAAGTCCTCTTACCTGCCTTACCTCGCAGCTACGTCCTGCCAGGGCTATCTCAGCGGTATCCATTGCTCTCCTGAGATCACTTGAAAAAACAGCCCCTATTTCAAGGTTTTTCAGGGCATTGGACAAATTACTCGCCATAATCATTCCCTCTTCAGAAAGTGGGTAGTCAGTCGATCCGTAATATAGCTTCCCGTTGTGGGGAAGATCCGGCTTAGCGTGGCGTATAAGATATATTTTCTGTTTTTCCGTATTATTCAATAAGCTGCAGCTCCTGACATACTGAGGCCGCCATAGGACGATCCTCATAATAGACTTCCTTATATATACAACTATATTCTAACCCAATAATTTTGAGGGCATTTTGGCACAAATCCAAAGATTCAGATAATCTCTTCGTCTGACTTATCCCATGGCGGTGATACGATACAGAGAAATTCCAGTATTTTATCACTGTCGTTTACCGCATACTGTTCCGCTGAAGGAGGGACCATAACAGCAATTCCTTTTTTAAGAGCTACCGGTGTCCCATTTATAAAAAGAGTACCGCTTCCCTCTATTACCCAATAAACTTCCGAAGACTTCATCATTCTGTGAGGTATGGTGCAGCCATGAGGGAGGATCTCGGCATGGGACAGCGAGAAGCCGCAAAAAGGAAGTTTTTCATTTTTGGGGTGGAGTACTTCAGCAAGGGAACAAAGATCTCCTACAGTAGAATGTTCAAGCTCAGCTGTATTTTTTACCACAATACCCTGTTCCATTTTCAGCCCCCCATTTTTGTAAGTACCATTATACAGAGAGTTTAGGAATTTTATCTGACTCTTTTTCGTCTCCTCCGTGCCTCGTGATTAAAAAAACAGGATCCCAACAAAAGGAATTCCTGCCTTATGCGATAATCTATTTCCCTGGCTCCGGTATTATTAATTACATTTCCATTTTGCTGTAGCCTTTGGGGATCTTGAAGAGGTTTTCATCTACCTTGTTTCCATATTCGATTATCTCCATCAGAGCTTCGTCAGTTTTCCAGTATCTCCATTTGTCTGTGCCTTCCTCGAAGTAATAGGTCTGAGAAATGTCTCCGTTGACTGTGATCTTATCATAGTCATATGTATTGCCCGCTATCTTCTCTTTTCCTGAAGATCTGACCATCTTTACTTTTTCAGCTTCTGACAAATCGTTGCCTTCGTTTATGTTAGGAGCTTGATAGGACTCGCTTGGCATCTTCATGTAAATTTTGTCTTCATGCAGCAGGACCACTGTAGATCTGGCCGCGGTATCGGTAATGGTGCTTATGTGTGTTGAGTCACTTATAACATCCACATAAGTGAATTTGCCTTTCACCGCCATCGTGGTCATACTATCTTCCCTTCCGTCGCCTGTCTCCATCGAGGCCTTGAATTTAAGGAATATTGCCTGTTTTGAAGGATTAAGGTCCCGCTCCCATATTTTCAAGGCTCTTTCTCCTGGCTTGAAGGCTGCATCACTTACTGCCGAGCTCAGCATGCAGATCGCGGCAGCCCCTATGATAAAGACAAGGGTCTTAAAAAAAACATATCTCTTTTTCATAATGATTCCCCCTGATGTTTTTTTGATACTGACTAACATTCTAAAGATTTCTTCATACAAGCACCATTAATTTATCATAAATTCACCCGTAAATAAAAAATTTTTGTCACAAGGGATTGAACATCTATTTAATTACTGAGGGAGAAACCAGAGAGGGGGCCATTCGGCCCCCTCTCTGGTTTACATATTTAAAATTGTCTTAGACTTCTCTTGGCTGAGCTTTATAGTGGGTATGGAGCAAATGGTGTGACTTTTCGCCGAGGGGCTTGCCAAGCCAATTATCGTAAAGGGCAACGATGTCGGGGTTTTTGTGAGACTGGCGGATCATCTTTGACGCATCGACCCTGTAGGTGGCCGCAGTTCTGGCTGCCCTGACTTCAGCATTAACAGGCTGGGGCTGTCCGCCGCCGCCTATGCAGCCTCCGGGACATGCCATGACTTCGATAAAGTGATAATCGGCCTCTCCTGCACGGACCTTGTCCATTAGGATCCTTGCATTTTTGAGTGTATGGGCTACCGCAAGCTTTACAGTGACGTTCTCTCCGTTTATAGGAACATCAACAGTGGCTTCCTTGATGCCTTCCATTCCACGGACCGGCATGAAATTGATCCCGGGAATATCCTTGCCCTCATTGAGTACTGCGTAGACCGTACGCAGCGCTGCTTCCATGACTCCGCCCGTTACGCCAAAGATAACTGCGGCACCGCTCGAAAGGCCAAGAGGACTGTCATATTCTTCTTCCGGCAGGTTTTTGAAATCGATGCCCGCGTTCTTTATCATCCTTCCAAGCTCTCTTGTAGTAATGACCGCGTCAACATCAGGAATGCCGGGATTGCTCTGGAGCTGCGGCCTTACGCGTTCAGCTTTTTTGGCAGTGCAGGGCATTATTGAAACACTGTATATCTTTTCAAGCGGGATACCCTGAGTCTCCGGCCAGTATGTCTTAGTAAGGGCGCCGAACATGCCCTGAGGTGATTTCGCCGTTGAAAGGTGCGGGAGAAGATCGGGGTACTTCATTTCGATGAAATTGATCCACCCCGGTGAGCAGGATGTGATCATCGGCAGCGTTCCCCCGTTTACGACCCTGTCAAGGAACTCGTGTCCCTCTTCCATTATGGTAAGATCTGCGCTGAAATCCGTGTCAAACACCTTGTCAAACCCAAGTTTGCGAAGCGCAGCTACCATTTTGCCGGTGACTATTTCTCCTGCAGGGAGTCCAAGGGCTTCTCCAAGCGCCACTCGTGTCGCAGGTGCTGTCTGGACTATTACATACTTGTTGGGATCTCCAAGTGCGTCAAAGACCTTTTCTGTGTCATCTTTTTCACAGATCGCCGCTGTCGGGCATACAGCGACACACTGACCGCAGTATGTGCAGGTGACCTTGTCGAGACCGTAGCTGAAGGCCGGTTCAACAAGGGTCTTGAATCCGCGGTTCACGAATGCATAGACATCCAGGCCCTGATGTTCGTGGCAGGCCCTGATACATCTGCCGCACAGTATGCATTTCTCTGGGTCGCGTACGATGCTTGGGTTGGATTCGTCTTTCTCAGCGTGGCGCTTTTCTCCTGTATAGGGTATTTCGCGAATACCAAGATCTGCCGCGATGGTCTGGAGTTCGCAGTTATTGTTCTTTTGGCACGTGAGGCATTCCTGGGGATGATTCGCGAGCAGAAGCTCCACGACCGTCTTTCTCGTCTCCCTGACAATTGGAGTGTTCGTATGGACAACCATCCCGTCAGAAACAGGGTACACGCAGGCAGCACCAAGTCCGCGGGCTCCTTCTATTTCGACCACACAGACCCTGCATGCTCCCTCTTTGCTAAGCTCCGAGTGGTAGCAGAGTTGGGGGATATGTATACCTGCAACTTGAGCTGCTTCTATCACTGTATAGCTGCTCGGTACGGATACTGTTTTGTTATCTATAGTTACCTTTACCAGTTCCATCTAATGTCTCTCCTCTCAACCAGAATCAACCGCGGATGATCGCCTTGAACGGGCATTTTTCCATACAGGCTCCGCACTTAATGCACTTCTCGGGATCTATTGTGTGCTTTCCTTTGGGCTCTCCGGATATTGCGTCTACAGGGCATACCTTTTTGCAGAGGCCACAGCCAACACACTTATCAGTGATCTTGTAGCCGATAAGCGCTGTACAAACTCCTGCGGGGCATCTCTTCTCGTATATATGGGCCTCATATTCATCCCTGAAATAACGCAGCGTGGAAAGGATAGGGTTGGGAGCAGTCTGTCCCAGTGCGCATAGAGCTCCTGCCTTGATAGACTTGGCAAGTCTCTCCAGCTTCTCTATGTCGCCCTCTTTTCCTTTTCCATCTGTGATAGCCGTGAGCATTTCTAGCATTCGTTTCGTTCCCTCGCGGCATGGAGTGCATTTACCGCATGATTCGGACTGGGTGAAGTTGAGGAAGAACTTGGCAACATCCACCATGCAGGTATCTTCGTCCATTACGACGAGTCCGCCGGATCCCATCATTGCTCCTGCAGCTATCAGCGAATCATAGTCCACGGGAGTGTCCAGCAGTTCTTCCGGAATACATCCGCCAGAAGGTCCGCCTATCTGGACTGCCTTGAATTTTTTGCCGCCCATGATACCTCCGCCGATATCAAAGATGATCTCGCGCATGGTAATACCCATGGGTACTTCCGCAAGTCCTGTATTGTTGATCTTTCCTGTAAGTGCAAAGACCTTAGTCCCCTTTGATTTCTCTGTGCCGAGCTTCGCATATTCCTCAGCTCCGACTCTGAATATGTATGGAACATTGGCAAAGGTCTCAACGTTATTGATATTGGATGGCTTCTCCCAGAGGCCCTTTACTGCGGGGAATGGGGGACGTGGGCGCGGCATGCCGCGTTTGCCCTCTATTGATGCCATGAGTGCCGTCTCTTCTCCGCATACAAATGCGCCTGCTCCTTCTTTGATGTGGATTGTGAAATTGAAGTCAGTACCAAGGATCTTTTCACCAAGAAGCCCTGCTTCTTCAGCCTGTGCGATGGCCTGCTTCAGGCGTTTGATCGCAAGGGGATATTCAGCGCGGCAATAAATGTAGCCTTCGTCAGCACCTATTGCGTATGCACAGATTGCCATTCCTTCAAGTATCGCGTGCGGGTCGCCCTCAAGAAGCGAGCGGTCCATGAATGCGCCCGGGTCACCTTCGTCAGCATTGCATATTACATATTTTTTCGGACCGGGGGATTTTGCGCAGAACATCCACTTCATTCCTGTGGGGAATCCGCCGCCGCCGCGTCCGCGGAGTCCGGTTTTCTTCATCTCTTCGACAACCTGCCCCGGCGTCATTTCCAAAAGTGCCTTCGCAAGACCTTCATATCCGTCGGCTCCGATGTATTCTTCTATAGAATCGGGATTTATATGTCCGCAGTTCCTGAGAACCAGACGGTGCTGCTTTTTATAAAATGCGATCTCGTCGTAGTTCGGAACCTGTTCGGCTGTAAGAGGTTCCTTGAAGAGCAGACGTGATACTATTCTTCCCTTGAGTATATGCTCTTCGACTATTTCAGCGACATCTTCCGGCTTTACGCGAGTATAGAAAGTCCCCTCCGGATAAATTATCACAAGTGGGCCACCTTCGCAGAATCCGTGACATCCTGTTTCAACAAGGCTTACTTCGTCACGCAGTTTTTTTGCCTTAAGTTCTACTTCAAATTTAGCAAGAACATCCTTAGCACCGGATGCGGTACAGCCTGTACCGGTACAGATCAGTATGTGAGCTCTCACAAGAGCCATCGTAAATTCCTCCCCCAGATCCTATTCTTTATTGGGGATCTTAGCCACAACAAGATCCTCGACTATATTCCCGTTTACAAGGTGGTCAGCAATTATGCGGGGAACATCCGCCGGATATACCGGTCCATAGGTGACTCTGTCCTCACCTGGACGGACTATATCCATAAGGGGTTCCTTCTGGCACATTCCTATGCACCCGGTCTGAAGGACTGAAACATTGTTCAGGTTGCGCTTAGCGAGTTCTTCAAGGACAGCAGTCATTACTTCTCGCGCTCCCGCAGCTATGCCACAGGTTCCCATCCCAATGATCACCTGTGTATCATTATTCTTGCGGGCTTTTGTCTGAAGCTGTGAGTCCGCTTTTATCTTCCTGAGATCTTCAAGGCTTTTTATAGTCATTGATATCTCCTGCCTTTCCTACTTATTACAGTACTTGTCGAGCATAGGTCCGACCGCTTCAGCTGTGAGCCTTCCATGAGTATCATCGTTGATCATGAGGCATGGAGCCAGGCCACAGGCTCCGATGCAGGCCACTGTCTCAAGCGTGTACTCAAGGTCGGGAGTCGTTACCTGACCGTCCTTAAGTCCCAGCTTTTCACGGATAGCATTGAGAACGGCCTTTGCTCCGCGGACATGACATGCTGTTCCTTGGCATGACCTGATAATGTTCTTGCCGCGAGGTTCCAAGTGAAACTGGGAGTAAAAAGTGACGACACCGAACACCTGGCTGATGGGGACGTCGATCTCCTTGCTGATTTTGATCAGAACATCCTTCGGAAGATATCCGAATATTTCCTGAGCCTGCTGCAGAACAGGTATCACACTGCCTTTCGTGCCCCGATATCTGTCCAAAAGCTGGTCCAGCTGTTCCCAGGACTTCTCTGACATGTTCTCTAACATAAAACGCACCCTCCTTATGTTCTTCCCGAACCCTCCAGTCCGGGAAGTCTGTATCTATTTTATTATTCTACCCCGCACTGGATCGTGATTCTGAACACAATGCGAAGAGTAATTTGGCAAGACGAGCTTGAGAAAAAATACACAAACTTTGGTAATTATATACTCCAAGAAGAAATTAAGGCAAGTTCAATCGATACGTAAAGTATATTTTGATTAAATTTAAGTATTTTTACTTGCATAAAATTACAGGGTAAACAAAACTAAACTGAACAATATCGCATAGGTAAACTTTTAGGAAATATTTTCTGATATTTGTCCGTTATTATAGTTCACTTTAGAAACCATTGATTTTAATCATAAATGCTTACTTTCGCCTTCTTCTATTCTTTATTTATTTTTAAATCTTTAGTTTGTTAAGATATGAGGCCATATCTTGATTATTTCTTGTTTTTTTGACACTTCTACCAAAGCATTTTGGCTTGTAATTTGCATTAATTACTGATAGACTTCTCCGCATAGATTGTGTTTCATTTCGCAAACTTGCCCGATAATTGTTTTTGGGGAACATGGGCAAGCGAGCTGATTCCGAAACTTAAATTCATTTTTTTTGGGTTTTCTCCCTGTGGAGCTATCCGCAGGGATGTTTGTGCGCGCATAGAATTTTTTTCTTTAGTATAAGAGATTTTTTCTCCATGCGCTTACAGTATAAACGTTTAAAGGGGGAAACGAGATGTCCACAGCAACAAAAGATGTTGCACAGGTGACGAAAGATATCGTCGCTCCATGGAAAGGGAAAAGGGGCGGTATCATTCCCATCCTTCAGAAAGTGCAGCATGAATTCGGCTACCTGCCTGATGAGGCCATGGTCACCATATCCTCAGAAACCAAAGTCGCCTTGGCAGAGCTATACGGAGTAGCTACTTTCTACGCGCAGTTCCACCTCAAACCACGCGGACGCCACATTATCAGGGTCTGTCGCGGAACAGCATGCCACGTTAGAGGAAGCCTTGGTATCCTCGAAAGGGTAATTTCCGAGCTCAAACTTCAGTCCGGCGAGGTAACAACTCCCGATCTCAGGTTCACAATAGAACCTGTTGCATGTATCGGAGCATGCGGTCTTGCGCCGTGTGTCATGGTAGACGACGAGACTCACGGTCGCCTCACCAAGGACAAGGTCCCCGACATGCTTTCAAAATACGAATAGGGCGGAGGTGACAGAATATGCCTAAAATCAGCAATTTGGAAGAACTTAAAAAACTTAGAGAAAAGTCTATAGCTGTAACTGCCGCCCGTAAGGAAGGCAAATTCAGAGTCATAATCGGACTTGGGACGTGCGGGATCGCTGCAGGCGGAAGAAAGATAATGGAAGTTGCCATGGAAGAGATCTCCAAGCGCGGACTCAAGGATGTTTCAGTTGAGACGACCGGCTGCATCGGTATGTGCCAGAATGAGCCGCTTATGGATATAGTACGTCCGGGCGAACCTAGAGTAACATACGGCAACCTGAAGCCCGAAGATGTTCCCCGCATAATCGCTGACCACCTCGTAAACGGCAACGTCGTCGAGGAAAAAGTCATCGGAAGACCTGAATAGGAGGCGTTAGGATATGGCAACTTTCAGAAGCCACGTACTCGTCTGCGGAGGAACAGGCTGCACCTCAGGAGGATCCGACAAGGTCCTTGAGACTCTTCGCGAAGGTATCAAGGCAAACGGACTCGATAAGGAGATCACTGTCGTACAGACGGGCTGTCATGGGATGTGCGAGGCCGGCCCCATCGTAATCGTATACCCCGAAGGAACTTTCTACACTCACGTAAAACCGCAGGATGC contains:
- a CDS encoding NADH-quinone oxidoreductase subunit NuoF, which produces MALVRAHILICTGTGCTASGAKDVLAKFEVELKAKKLRDEVSLVETGCHGFCEGGPLVIIYPEGTFYTRVKPEDVAEIVEEHILKGRIVSRLLFKEPLTAEQVPNYDEIAFYKKQHRLVLRNCGHINPDSIEEYIGADGYEGLAKALLEMTPGQVVEEMKKTGLRGRGGGGFPTGMKWMFCAKSPGPKKYVICNADEGDPGAFMDRSLLEGDPHAILEGMAICAYAIGADEGYIYCRAEYPLAIKRLKQAIAQAEEAGLLGEKILGTDFNFTIHIKEGAGAFVCGEETALMASIEGKRGMPRPRPPFPAVKGLWEKPSNINNVETFANVPYIFRVGAEEYAKLGTEKSKGTKVFALTGKINNTGLAEVPMGITMREIIFDIGGGIMGGKKFKAVQIGGPSGGCIPEELLDTPVDYDSLIAAGAMMGSGGLVVMDEDTCMVDVAKFFLNFTQSESCGKCTPCREGTKRMLEMLTAITDGKGKEGDIEKLERLAKSIKAGALCALGQTAPNPILSTLRYFRDEYEAHIYEKRCPAGVCTALIGYKITDKCVGCGLCKKVCPVDAISGEPKGKHTIDPEKCIKCGACMEKCPFKAIIRG
- a CDS encoding NADH-quinone oxidoreductase subunit NuoE — encoded protein: MSTATKDVAQVTKDIVAPWKGKRGGIIPILQKVQHEFGYLPDEAMVTISSETKVALAELYGVATFYAQFHLKPRGRHIIRVCRGTACHVRGSLGILERVISELKLQSGEVTTPDLRFTIEPVACIGACGLAPCVMVDDETHGRLTKDKVPDMLSKYE
- a CDS encoding 2Fe-2S ferredoxin, which translates into the protein MTIKSLEDLRKIKADSQLQTKARKNNDTQVIIGMGTCGIAAGAREVMTAVLEELAKRNLNNVSVLQTGCIGMCQKEPLMDIVRPGEDRVTYGPVYPADVPRIIADHLVNGNIVEDLVVAKIPNKE
- a CDS encoding 2Fe-2S ferredoxin, which produces MPKISNLEELKKLREKSIAVTAARKEGKFRVIIGLGTCGIAAGGRKIMEVAMEEISKRGLKDVSVETTGCIGMCQNEPLMDIVRPGEPRVTYGNLKPEDVPRIIADHLVNGNVVEEKVIGRPE
- a CDS encoding NADH-quinone oxidoreductase subunit NuoE; protein product: MLENMSEKSWEQLDQLLDRYRGTKGSVIPVLQQAQEIFGYLPKDVLIKISKEIDVPISQVFGVVTFYSQFHLEPRGKNIIRSCQGTACHVRGAKAVLNAIREKLGLKDGQVTTPDLEYTLETVACIGACGLAPCLMINDDTHGRLTAEAVGPMLDKYCNK